TCCAGTACACTATTCATCATTTTCTGAAGAATCTCCCGAGGGCTTGCCATATGTAATAAAAATGCATGGCAGATCGCAACGTCATACTGACGTTCCACAAACATATCCTCAAGATCTCCTTGAATGAATTCAGTAGAATAGGGCAGCTTATCAAACACTTCTCTTGCTTCCTTAATCAAATCCTTGCCTTTATCTATCCCTGTATAGGTTGAACCTTCGGGTAATAACGGGAGAAGCTTTAATCCTAGATACCCATAACCACAACCGTAATCCACAATGTTAATGGGAGTATTCATTTTCCAGACATTCTTAACAAGAAACTCCAGATAATCATTGTTATAATATAACCCTCTTGTATTCCTCAGGTATTCGATTGTGGAATCCCAGTAATATTCGGACATCATCTTTAATTCCTTTCCGCATCAAGTTCCTCGACTAAATCTGTATCCTGCCTTGCCTTCCGGATCACTTCACGAATGAAATCAGCCTTGCCGCTGGTATAGGCCACGCGGTCATGTTTAAACTGGCTTTCCAGAACTTTTTTTAAGGAATAATACTGATCCCGTGTGTCCGGATGGTTCTTTAAATACTCTCTGAACAAAATCTGGTCGTTCCACTGTTGGCCTTGATACTTGTAAACATGAAGATGATGTGTCCCCGCCCGCCATTGGCCTCTTCGAAAGAAAAGCCGCTCCGGGAACTCCGGTTTAAACACATATTCATACCCGATTCTGGCCAGATTCTCTATGTATTGTTCATTTTCATTTACTAACGTTAAACTCAAAACACCAGCCATCATATCAATGGTCGGTTTCGATCCTAAACCCTTAATTGCCGTACTCCCGATATGTTCGATGTGTACGTCGAGTCCCTTCAGAGCCAACCTAATTTTATTTTGTTCCCGTTCAAACTCATTCTTCCAGTCCGGATTGTACGGGGTGACAATGACTTCTTCCATGCGAATATTCCTTTCAATCCATTATCAGACCATTTCGTAGTTCTTAGATATTCCGTCTCAACTTAATTTCAAACTCCGGCTTCGTCATATATTCCATATAGACGACCTCTCGATTAAAATCCAAATAAGCCTGAAATCGCGTACGAATGGCCGGGGCCGTAATCAATTGAAGCACTTCATCCTTAGGGATCCAACGACTGTCCGTCGTTTCGTCCGAGATCCCCAGCTCGCCGCCCGTAGGCTTACACGCAAAATCCATCATCACTTTCGTTGGAACCACGGCAACTCCGCTGTGTCCCGGATAGGTTGATGTATTGGAATAGACTCCGATCAGGTGGGAAACGATGGTATCCATGCCGCTCTCCTCTTTGATTTCTCTTATCAACGCCTCCATCAGATTCTCTCCGGCTTCCACCTGCCCACCTGGAAAAACCCAGCCGCTGCGCCCCTTCACCAATAGAATCTCATCGCGTTCATTCTCAACTATGCCGCCGACAGCGACGATATGTGTTGGCATCAACATGATAACAGCCTCCGATAGATAAGATATACTTCAGCTTTCACAGGTCGCTTAGATTTCGTCATAATTCACAACACTTCCGGTTGCAAAATCCTTGTCGATGATACGTAACAGATGCGCCCCGATTTCCTCTGTAGATAGAAGCTGCCCTGACTCATACGCATGGGCGAAGGCTTTGGCCATTTCAAACTCCTGCTCATTTTTCCCTCTGGCCATTCTTTGCATATCCGTATCTACCATACCTGGATTAACCGCAATGATCTCTACCGGGTTTGGCCTGTTCCTTTGCTCGCTCCCTACACTTTGCGTAAACATATTGATTCCGGCCTTGACCGAACAATAGACACTCATCGTAGGTGCTGGGTATATGCCAGAGCCTGAAGAGATGTTGATGATTTTCTTCCGAATGGACAACCCCTCCGTTTTCTTGATGAAGCCGGATGTCAGAATCATGGGGGAAACCAGACTGATTTGCACATTCATATGTATATCTCTTGCATCACATTGTTCAATGGCTTTCAGTGGTTCAAGCATGGACGTATTATTGATAAGGCAGATCCTATCCGCGTGAACGGGATCCATCTCGTCAAACACCCTATCCACAAGCTCCTCCAGCCCCAACGTATCGCTCAGATTATATACATAGTGTCTGTATTTTGGATAGCTGCTCAATCTCTCGGACGTTCCTCTCGCGATTCCATGCACTTCATGGCCCTTCTCTAGGAGCATATAAGCCAGTTGCTCGCCGATTCCCCTTGAGGTTCCCGTAATGATGAATTGACTTCCACTCATTGTTTTAACCCTCCGTTATCCTAAAAAGTTATCTTCGTACTATAATTCCAGGAATATATCGCAATTGGAAAGAAATCGTGTTAAGAAGGATATGGTACGATTGCATTACATTCTATTACCTGTGATGAAGGAGTTGGGATTATGATGAATAGAGTCCAAAAGATTTCGCCAAACCTGTGGTTTGATCACCAAGCCGAGGAAGCCGCCCAGCATTACGTCTCTATTTTTAAAAATTCACAGATCGAGCGTATTACGCGCTACGGTGCAGAAAAAAATGACAACCATACATTTGCCGAAGGTGCGATAATGACTGTGGAATTCCTGCTGGAAGGCCAACATTTTGTTGCCCTAAATGGCGGTCCGCATTTTACCTTCAATGAAGCCATTTCATTTATTGTGCATTGCGAAACCCAAGAAGAATTGGACTATTATTGGGAGAAGCTGTCTGAGGGCGGCGACGAGAAAGCCCAAGTATGCGGTTGGCTGAAGGACAAGTTCGGTGTATCGTGGCAGATCGTCCTTGCTAACTTAAGCGAAATGATAACTGACTCCGATCCGGCAAAATCCGAACGCGTCATGAAGGCTTTACTCCAGACGAAATCAAAAATCGATATGCAGACATTACAGCAAGCCTACGAGGGGTAGGAAGGCTGCCTTCACGGCGGTCTTTTTTTTACTCTATAGGATCGATGCATGGCAGCCGTGATTACATCCCAACCCAAGTTCATGCGTGATCCGTACATCACCCTTCACTTCTTTAAAACCCAGCTTCTTATAAAAATCAGCCGCTTTGGGGTTGTCCGTTCTTAACACGAGTTTACTGTAATGACTGCTCGCCTTCTGAATTACCGCTTCGACCAGCCTTCTCCCGGCACCATAATGCCGAAATTCCTTTAACACATACAATCTGCGGATCCTGCCTATGCTTCCGTCGGAATACGGATCACGATTCAACCCGCAAATGCCGATGACCCTATGACCAACTCGACATTCAAACAAGGCTTCATCTTCATGCTGAAACCTATTGCTGCCCTCATTATAATCATTCACAAGCCTATGGATATTCCTGAACCCTTCTCTCTTGCTTTCAGTCAAGAGCTCGGCTATGTCTATTGCACCCAGGTCATCAACTTCTTGAACGATCATGTCTATCCCCCTGAATCATTCGACTATTACTCAAAAAAAGTATAAAGTACCCCAAACCACTCGTATTTATAATCTCTTATCGTTTCTGCCCAATATACAATAAATGAGATGAGACTCCCAAAATGCTGGGGTTCTCCGCTTCCTGGTAGATCAATTTCATTACTTCCTGGAATTCCTCTTCCCCACGGGACCGCCAATAATCGAACTGCTCTGCCTTGAAGGAGCCTGCTATACTTGACGAGCCTATCAATTTAATCGTCTTGAAGCCATTCGATTCCATGAACGGCTTGATATCCTCCAAGTTGAAATAATACGCACCGGTAAATCGTCCTTCATCACTATGATTGAATATCCCGGTCCTAACAAATTCCTTAATGCTGCTGATCGTATCATTCGGTTTCCAATGTTCCGGAAATGATAAGGATGTCATCAGATGCCGAATTCGGGTCATGAATGCCACAAAGACGCAGCCACCCGCTTGTGTAACGCGATACAATTCCCGGACGGCCGTAGACCGATCTTGTTCTGTCTGTAAATGGTATAGCGGTCCCATCATCAGTGCGGCGTCAAACAGCTCATCTTGAAATAGGCTAAGATCGTTGGCATTGGCACGGTGAAATCCTTTGAACTGGCCGGTTAACTTGAGTTCCTCAGCTTTAGCAGCCGCAATCTCGACTAATCTTGGCGTAAGATCTGTTAAGGTCACATCGTAACCGTTCTTCGCTAATTCCATCGAATACTTCCCAGGTCCCGCTCCGTTATCCAGCACGTGACCTTTCTCAGGCAGCATACTCAAGATATGATGCAGATTGACGATAAATTCAATGGGCTCCCTATCCAAACGCCCCCATTCATCGAAGGCATTATAATAATCGATCACTTTGTTCAACTAAGTCACTCTCCATTTACAAGCATCTTATAGCGCTAAAACGACAACCATGTTACTCCCCGTCTACTCCTTACTCGTTGCTTCAATCCATCGAACGATAACTTCTCTTAATTGTTCTTTCTTCTCCTCCAGATCGTTTAAATTCAATATTTTCACGATTGCCCGATCATTAGAAGCCCATTCCAATAGCGTATCCTCAGGCAGGGCTCCCTTGATGTCATGCGTTTGAACTTTTGCCCCACAATGAAAAATGATGCGAAAGAAGCCCTTCCCTTGTAAATTCAATGTGATCCGGTCTTCCCCCTGAACGCAGAAGCTGGGTGCATTCCATTTGATCTGCTCGGTTATTTGATCATCGACGCTTAATATGAAGCTTCTTACTTCCTCAATTTCAGCCTTTAGTGGATGCTCAAGTTGTTGAAGATACTCCACGACTTGCCCGTGACCTGATAATTTGGCCATCCATAGCTCCTCCTCATGTGAGTCTTCCATGACCCGTCAATCTCTTGCACGCCCAAACAAGAATATCGCCTCAATTCCAAATA
This Paenibacillus sp. JZ16 DNA region includes the following protein-coding sequences:
- a CDS encoding GrpB family protein, producing MEEVIVTPYNPDWKNEFEREQNKIRLALKGLDVHIEHIGSTAIKGLGSKPTIDMMAGVLSLTLVNENEQYIENLARIGYEYVFKPEFPERLFFRRGQWRAGTHHLHVYKYQGQQWNDQILFREYLKNHPDTRDQYYSLKKVLESQFKHDRVAYTSGKADFIREVIRKARQDTDLVEELDAERN
- a CDS encoding NUDIX hydrolase, producing the protein MLMPTHIVAVGGIVENERDEILLVKGRSGWVFPGGQVEAGENLMEALIREIKEESGMDTIVSHLIGVYSNTSTYPGHSGVAVVPTKVMMDFACKPTGGELGISDETTDSRWIPKDEVLQLITAPAIRTRFQAYLDFNREVVYMEYMTKPEFEIKLRRNI
- a CDS encoding SDR family NAD(P)-dependent oxidoreductase, with protein sequence MSGSQFIITGTSRGIGEQLAYMLLEKGHEVHGIARGTSERLSSYPKYRHYVYNLSDTLGLEELVDRVFDEMDPVHADRICLINNTSMLEPLKAIEQCDARDIHMNVQISLVSPMILTSGFIKKTEGLSIRKKIINISSGSGIYPAPTMSVYCSVKAGINMFTQSVGSEQRNRPNPVEIIAVNPGMVDTDMQRMARGKNEQEFEMAKAFAHAYESGQLLSTEEIGAHLLRIIDKDFATGSVVNYDEI
- a CDS encoding VOC family protein; the protein is MMNRVQKISPNLWFDHQAEEAAQHYVSIFKNSQIERITRYGAEKNDNHTFAEGAIMTVEFLLEGQHFVALNGGPHFTFNEAISFIVHCETQEELDYYWEKLSEGGDEKAQVCGWLKDKFGVSWQIVLANLSEMITDSDPAKSERVMKALLQTKSKIDMQTLQQAYEG
- a CDS encoding GNAT family N-acetyltransferase, which translates into the protein MIVQEVDDLGAIDIAELLTESKREGFRNIHRLVNDYNEGSNRFQHEDEALFECRVGHRVIGICGLNRDPYSDGSIGRIRRLYVLKEFRHYGAGRRLVEAVIQKASSHYSKLVLRTDNPKAADFYKKLGFKEVKGDVRITHELGLGCNHGCHASIL
- a CDS encoding class I SAM-dependent methyltransferase, producing the protein MNKVIDYYNAFDEWGRLDREPIEFIVNLHHILSMLPEKGHVLDNGAGPGKYSMELAKNGYDVTLTDLTPRLVEIAAAKAEELKLTGQFKGFHRANANDLSLFQDELFDAALMMGPLYHLQTEQDRSTAVRELYRVTQAGGCVFVAFMTRIRHLMTSLSFPEHWKPNDTISSIKEFVRTGIFNHSDEGRFTGAYYFNLEDIKPFMESNGFKTIKLIGSSSIAGSFKAEQFDYWRSRGEEEFQEVMKLIYQEAENPSILGVSSHLLYIGQKR
- a CDS encoding DUF1801 domain-containing protein, with amino-acid sequence MAKLSGHGQVVEYLQQLEHPLKAEIEEVRSFILSVDDQITEQIKWNAPSFCVQGEDRITLNLQGKGFFRIIFHCGAKVQTHDIKGALPEDTLLEWASNDRAIVKILNLNDLEEKKEQLREVIVRWIEATSKE